One window of the Allosaccharopolyspora coralli genome contains the following:
- a CDS encoding cysteine desulfurase-like protein — protein sequence MGFDVAAVRGLFPALGDGWVHLDAPAGMQVPEQVATAVSTALRAPVSGPGGIFPASQRAEAIVDAARRSIADLVGADPAGVVLGPSSAVLLQRLADGLGEGWMIGDDVVVSRLDHPANIAPWQRAAQRSGSSVKFAEVDIETCELPEWQFRELVSPRTKVVAVTAASGAVGTRPDVRKIADSAAEHDALVVVDGAAAAPFLPLDMTTMGADVVALNASAWGGPPVGALVFRDVGMLDRLPSVALEPGARGAERMELGPHAYPLLAGLVSSVDYLAGLDDAALGPRRERLLTSLGSVKAYQAGLLANLTNGLRAMRHVMLIGDAMRRVPSVSFTVDGVKAEDAIEHLSERGVCAFADPGTHGVFAVLGAGEVGGAVRVGLAHYTNASEVDQLVRAVSELT from the coding sequence ATGGGGTTCGACGTCGCTGCCGTGCGCGGGCTGTTCCCCGCTCTCGGCGACGGCTGGGTGCACCTGGACGCCCCCGCCGGAATGCAGGTTCCCGAGCAGGTGGCGACCGCGGTCTCGACCGCGTTGCGCGCGCCCGTTTCGGGCCCCGGTGGGATTTTCCCCGCTTCCCAGCGCGCGGAGGCGATCGTGGACGCGGCCCGCCGCTCGATCGCCGACCTCGTCGGTGCCGACCCGGCGGGCGTGGTGCTCGGGCCGAGTTCGGCCGTGCTGTTGCAACGCCTCGCCGACGGGCTGGGCGAGGGCTGGATGATCGGTGACGACGTGGTCGTCTCGCGGCTGGACCACCCCGCCAACATCGCCCCCTGGCAGCGCGCGGCGCAGCGCTCCGGCAGCTCGGTCAAGTTCGCCGAGGTCGACATCGAGACCTGCGAGCTGCCCGAGTGGCAGTTCCGGGAACTCGTCTCCCCGCGGACCAAGGTCGTGGCCGTCACGGCCGCCTCGGGTGCGGTCGGCACGCGCCCGGACGTCCGCAAGATCGCCGACTCCGCCGCCGAGCACGATGCGCTGGTCGTGGTGGACGGCGCGGCCGCCGCTCCGTTCCTGCCGTTGGACATGACGACGATGGGTGCCGACGTGGTGGCCCTCAACGCTTCGGCGTGGGGCGGGCCACCGGTCGGGGCATTGGTGTTCCGCGACGTCGGGATGCTCGACCGGTTGCCGTCGGTCGCGCTGGAACCCGGAGCGCGCGGAGCGGAACGGATGGAGCTCGGCCCGCACGCCTACCCGCTGCTGGCCGGGCTCGTCTCGTCCGTGGACTACCTCGCCGGGCTCGACGACGCGGCCCTCGGGCCTCGCCGGGAGCGGCTGTTGACCTCGCTCGGCTCCGTGAAGGCGTACCAGGCGGGGCTGCTGGCGAACCTGACCAACGGTCTGCGCGCGATGCGGCACGTGATGCTGATCGGCGACGCGATGCGGCGGGTGCCGTCGGTGTCGTTCACGGTCGACGGTGTCAAGGCAGAAGACGCGATCGAGCACCTCTCGGAGCGGGGCGTGTGCGCGTTCGCCGACCCCGGCACCCACGGCGTGTTCGCCGTGCTGGGAGCCGGTGAGGTCGGGGGAGCGGTGCGCGTCGGCCTCGCCCATTACACCAACGCGAGCGAGGTCGACCAGCTCGTCCGCGCGGTCTCCGAACTCACCTGA
- a CDS encoding NAD(P)H-quinone oxidoreductase: MYAITIREPGGPEMLEWKEITDPEPGPGEVLVDVVSSSVNRADLVQRVGAYPPPKGASEILGLECAGIIAGLGEDVTGWTVGDRVCALLAGGGYAQRVTVPAGQLLPAPHGVDLVDAGSLPEVACTVWSNVVMRAGLRRDQVLVVHGGSGGIGTCAIQIGKALGARVVATAGSEENLQLCRDLGADVAVSYRDGDFVAAAKELGGADVVLDNMGASYLDQNLDALAPDGHLAIIGMQGGRKGELDMGRMLVKRLTVSVLGLRGRPVDGPTGKAAIVTDVREHLWPLVEDGSVRPIIAERVPMAQASRAHELLEAGGVRGKVLLPVQ; this comes from the coding sequence ATGTACGCGATCACGATCCGCGAGCCCGGTGGCCCGGAAATGCTGGAATGGAAAGAGATCACCGACCCGGAGCCGGGTCCCGGTGAGGTTCTCGTCGACGTCGTCTCGTCGAGCGTGAACCGTGCCGATCTCGTGCAACGCGTCGGCGCCTACCCGCCGCCGAAAGGTGCGAGCGAGATTCTCGGGCTCGAATGCGCCGGAATTATCGCCGGCCTCGGCGAGGATGTTACAGGGTGGACTGTCGGTGACCGCGTCTGCGCGCTGCTCGCAGGCGGTGGCTACGCGCAACGGGTCACGGTCCCGGCCGGGCAGTTGCTGCCCGCGCCGCACGGTGTGGATCTCGTGGACGCGGGGTCGCTGCCCGAAGTCGCGTGCACCGTGTGGTCGAACGTCGTGATGAGGGCCGGTCTGCGCCGGGACCAGGTGCTGGTGGTGCACGGTGGTTCCGGCGGTATCGGCACCTGCGCCATCCAGATCGGCAAGGCGCTCGGCGCGCGGGTGGTCGCGACCGCCGGTTCGGAGGAGAACCTGCAACTCTGCCGCGACCTGGGAGCGGACGTGGCGGTGAGCTACCGCGACGGAGACTTCGTCGCGGCGGCGAAGGAGCTCGGCGGCGCCGACGTCGTCCTCGACAACATGGGGGCGAGCTACCTCGACCAGAACCTGGACGCGCTCGCCCCCGACGGGCACCTGGCGATCATCGGAATGCAGGGCGGCCGCAAGGGCGAACTCGACATGGGCCGGATGCTGGTGAAGCGGCTGACCGTGTCCGTGCTCGGCCTCCGGGGGCGGCCCGTCGACGGACCGACCGGCAAGGCCGCGATCGTCACCGACGTCCGCGAGCACCTGTGGCCGCTCGTGGAGGACGGCTCGGTGCGGCCGATCATCGCCGAGCGCGTGCCGATGGCCCAAGCATCCCGCGCGCACGAACTACTCGAAGCCGGAGGCGTGCGCGGCAAGGTGCTGCTGCCCGTGCAGTGA
- a CDS encoding M20/M25/M40 family metallo-hydrolase: protein MNLRTLLPGRKAAAIVAACAATAATLAVAPATAAPMHKDLGETINGNAVNRHLIALQRIADQNGGNRATGLPGYDASVEYVAGKLRNAGFDVTTPTFDYTAWYLDAFALHVDGAPVEGDALEYSTSTPEGGLTAPLAVVPPDSTPGCEASDYDGLDVTGQVALIQRGECAFADKQRIASEQGASAAIIYNNVEGPLNGTLGGAEDAVIPTAGVSQAVGEDLAGKPGAEVHLDVQARTEEVTARNVVAQTRTGRADNVVMAGAHLDSVADGAGINDNGTGTAGLLETALKMGSTPDANNAVRFAFWGAEESGLIGSTKYVQGLNFEQQLDIAMYLNFDMIGSPNAGYFAYDGDDSDGEGAGPGPFGSAQIEKDLVEALSSTGVEVEGTDFNGRSDYSEFINVGIPAGGLFTGAEGVKTEEQAAKWGGVAGESYDPNYHTPQDDLGNVDRLALERNTKTIASVTQLYSQSTEEVNGMTRAERAQVRQQQAAFAAQSLAGAGASHADESSSAMHDHTPDRA, encoded by the coding sequence ATGAACTTGCGAACTCTCCTGCCCGGACGGAAAGCCGCGGCGATCGTCGCGGCCTGTGCGGCCACCGCCGCCACCCTCGCGGTCGCCCCCGCCACCGCGGCGCCGATGCACAAAGACCTCGGCGAGACGATCAACGGCAACGCGGTCAACCGGCACCTGATCGCGCTACAGCGCATCGCCGACCAGAACGGCGGGAACCGTGCCACCGGCCTGCCCGGCTACGACGCGAGCGTGGAGTACGTCGCGGGCAAGCTGCGCAACGCGGGATTCGACGTGACGACGCCGACGTTCGACTACACGGCCTGGTACCTCGACGCGTTCGCGCTGCATGTGGACGGCGCCCCCGTCGAGGGCGATGCCCTGGAGTACTCGACGTCGACGCCGGAAGGCGGGCTGACCGCGCCGCTGGCCGTCGTCCCCCCCGACTCGACACCGGGCTGCGAGGCCTCCGACTACGACGGGCTCGACGTGACCGGCCAGGTGGCGCTGATCCAGCGTGGTGAGTGCGCGTTCGCCGACAAGCAGCGCATCGCTTCCGAACAGGGAGCCTCCGCGGCGATCATCTACAACAACGTCGAAGGCCCGCTCAACGGCACCCTGGGTGGCGCCGAGGACGCGGTGATCCCCACCGCCGGTGTCTCGCAGGCCGTCGGCGAGGACCTCGCCGGTAAGCCGGGCGCCGAGGTGCACCTCGACGTGCAGGCCCGCACCGAGGAAGTCACCGCCCGCAACGTCGTCGCCCAGACCCGCACGGGTCGCGCGGACAACGTCGTGATGGCCGGAGCGCACCTCGACAGCGTCGCCGACGGCGCGGGCATCAACGACAACGGAACCGGCACCGCAGGCCTGTTGGAGACGGCGCTGAAAATGGGCAGCACGCCGGACGCGAACAACGCGGTGCGGTTCGCCTTCTGGGGCGCCGAGGAGTCCGGCCTGATCGGCTCGACGAAGTACGTGCAGGGCCTGAACTTCGAGCAGCAGCTCGACATCGCCATGTATCTCAACTTCGACATGATCGGCTCGCCGAACGCCGGGTACTTCGCCTACGACGGCGACGACTCCGACGGTGAGGGCGCCGGCCCCGGCCCGTTCGGTTCCGCGCAGATCGAGAAGGACCTCGTCGAGGCGCTGAGCAGCACCGGCGTCGAGGTCGAGGGCACGGACTTCAACGGTCGCTCGGACTACAGCGAGTTCATCAACGTCGGCATCCCGGCCGGTGGGCTGTTCACCGGCGCCGAGGGCGTCAAGACCGAGGAGCAGGCCGCGAAGTGGGGCGGTGTCGCGGGTGAGTCCTACGACCCGAACTACCACACCCCGCAGGACGATCTCGGCAACGTCGACCGTCTCGCGCTGGAGCGCAACACCAAGACGATCGCCTCAGTGACGCAGCTGTACTCGCAGAGCACCGAAGAGGTCAACGGCATGACCCGCGCCGAGCGCGCGCAGGTCCGCCAGCAGCAGGCGGCGTTCGCCGCGCAGAGTCTCGCCGGTGCGGGCGCCAGCCACGCCGACGAGTCGTCTTCGGCGATGCACGACCACACGCCGGACCGCGCCTGA